A window from Cydia pomonella isolate Wapato2018A chromosome 8, ilCydPomo1, whole genome shotgun sequence encodes these proteins:
- the LOC133520824 gene encoding uncharacterized protein LOC133520824, which yields MRILKSTLILAVAISLATAEEKAEKKAELTEKKQDKRGLSNFGWHDFGGQESHGLGDSQGHEESHGHEHHEVHKTITTVKKVPVPYPVEKHIPVPVEKIVHYPVKVHVPQPYPVVKTVHYPVKEIVKVPEYIKKPYPVEKEVPYPVKVHVERPVPVKVYEKVPYPVEKHVPVPVEVHVPQPYPVEKEVKYPVKVPVKVNVPYPVEKIVHYPVKVHVDRPVPVHVEKPVPYTVEKKVPYPVEKKVPYPVKVHVDRPVPVHVEKPVPYTVKVPYPAPYPVEKLVPYPVEKKVPIPVHTIVEKPVPVHIEKHVPHYVEKHVPHPVKIGVPVIQEHHHESHHEYHGETSGLEGHGLESHGGFESHGLESQGHESTGHESLGGGLGESHGYEHHDFGGYEGGHH from the coding sequence AAATCCACCCTAATCTTGGCCGTGGCCATCAGCCTAGCCACGGCAGAGGAGAAGGCGGAGAAAAAGGCTGAGCTGACCGAGAAAAAGCAGGACAAGCGAGGCCTGTCCAACTTCGGGTGGCACGACTTCGGGGGCCAGGAGTCCCACGGCCTCGGAGACAGCCAGGGACACGAGGAAAGCCACGGCCACGAACACCACGAGGTCCACAAAACTATCACAACTGTGAAGAAAGTCCCAGTGCCCTACCCCGTGGAGAAACACATCCCCGTCCCTGTCGAGAAGATCGTCCACTACCCGGTCAAAGTACACGTACCCCAGCCGTACCCAGTCGTCAAAACTGTACACTACCCTGTTAAAGAAATCGTCAAAGTGCCTGAGTACATCAAGAAACCTTACCCAGTTGAGAAGGAAGTGCCTTACCCGGTCAAGGTACACGTTGAAAGGCCTGTGCCCGTCAAGGTTTACGAAAAGGTCCCCTACCCGGTTGAGAAACACGTACCAGTCCCAGTTGAGGTGCACGTACCCCAGCCGTACCCGGTAGAGAAAGAAGTGAAATACCCAGTGAAGGTTCCTGTTAAGGTGAACGTGCCCTACCCAGTTGAGAAGATCGTCCACTACCCCGTGAAGGTCCATGTTGACCGCCCAGTGCCCGTCCATGTTGAGAAGCCAGTGCCCTACACAGTTGAAAAGAAAGTGCCTTACCCAGTGGAGAAGAAGGTGCCCTACCCCGTGAAGGTGCATGTTGACAGGCCCGTCCCAGTTCACGTTGAGAAGCCTGTGCCCTACACCGTTAAAGTGCCCTACCCCGCGCCTTACCCAGTGGAGAAGCTCGTTCCTTACCCAGTAGAGAAGAAGGTGCCTATCCCCGTCCACACAATAGTGGAGAAGCCAGTGCCAGTTCATATTGAGAAGCACGTTCCCCACTACGTGGAGAAGCACGTCCCTCACCCCGTGAAAATCGGAGTGCCCGTCATCCAGGAGCACCACCATGAGTCTCATCATGAATACCATGGTGAGACTTCTGGTCTTGAGGGCCACGGTCTTGAGAGCCACGGCGGTTTTGAAAGCCACGGGCTTGAAAGCCAAGGTCACGAAAGCACTGGTCACGAATCTCTAGGAGGAGGTCTTGGGGAGAGTCATGGTTATGAGCACCATGATTTTGGAGGCTACGAGGGCGGACATCATTAA